The following proteins are co-located in the Athene noctua chromosome 16, bAthNoc1.hap1.1, whole genome shotgun sequence genome:
- the MMP9 gene encoding matrix metalloproteinase-9 — MALVLLAPLAVGLLAISCCAAPLQSKPQAVVTFPGELVSALSDLELAEGYLLRFGYITEAEEKTGSKHVSLAKALRKMQKQLGLEETGQLDAGTLEAMRAPRCGVPDVGTFLTFEGDLKWDHMDLTYRVMNYSPDLDRAVIDDAFKRAFKVWSDVTPLTFTQIYSGEADIMIMFGSQEHGDGYPFDGKDGLLAHAFPPGRGIQGDAHFDDDELWTLGAGLVVKTRHGNANGADCHFPFIFEGHSYSRCITEGRTDGLPWCATTASYDRDKKYGFCPSELLYTNGGNSNGSPCVFPFVFEGTSYDACTTDGRSDGYRWCATTASFDQDKKYGFCPNRDTAVIGGNSQGDPCVFPFTFLGQSYSACTSQGRQDGKLWCATTSNYDTDKKWGFCPDRGYSIFLVAAHEFGHSLGLDHSSVREALMYPMYSYVQDFQLDPDDVQGIQYLYGRGSGPEPTAPAPVPTEEPQPMPTEAGSTSTTEEEEETAEPTAEPVPVDPSRDACVEKNFDAITEINGELHFFKDGKYWTHSSFWKSGIQGAFSMADTWPGLPAVIDAAFQDVLTKRIFFFVGRQFWVFSGKSVLGPRGIEKLGIGKEAGRIAGALQRGRGKVLLFSGESYWRLDVKVQRVDKGYPRATDDVFTGVPLDAHNVFLYQDKYHFCRGSFYWRMTPRYQVDRVGYVKYDILQCPQH; from the exons ATGGCTCTTGTCCTCCTGGCCCCGCTGGCCGTGGGGCTGCTGGCCATCTCCTGCTGCGCGGCCCCTCTCCAGAGCAAGCCGCAGGCGGTTGTCACCTTCCCGGGGGAGCTGGTCAGCGCCCTGTCAGACCTGGAGCTGGCGGAG GGCTACCTGCTGCGTTTCGGCTACATCACGGAGGCGGAGGAGAAGACGGGCAGCAAGCACGTGTCCCTGGCCAAGGCGCTGCGCAAGATGCAGAAGCAGCTCGGCCTGGAGGAGACGGGGCAGCTGGACGCTGGCACGCTGGAGGCCATGCGCGCCCCCCGCTGCGGCGTCCCCGATGTGGGGACCTTCCTCACCTTCGAGGGGGATCTCAAGTGGGACCACATGGACCTGACGTACCG GGTGATGAACTACTCCCCTGACCTGGACCGTGCTGTCATCGATGATGCCTTCAAGCGGGCATTCAAAGTGTGGAGCGACGTGACCCCCCTCACCTTCACCCAGATATACAGCGGCGAGGCGGACATCATGATCATGTTCGGCAGCCAAG AGCACGGGGACGGGTACCCCTTTGATGGCAAGGACGGGCTCTTGGCCCACGCCTTTCCCCCGGGCCGGGGCATCCAGGGCGATGCCCACTTTGATGACGACGAGCTCTGGACGCTGGGAGCTGGTTTAG TGGTGAAGACCCGCCATGGGAACGCCAATGGGGCCGACTGCCACTTCCCCTTCATCTTCGAGGGCCACTCCTACTCTCGGTGCATCACGGAGGGGCGCACGGACGGGCTGCCCTGGTGTGCCACCACCGCCAGCTACGACCGGGACAAGAAATACGGCTTCTGCCCCAGCGAGC TCCTCTACACCAACGGCGGCAACAGCAACGGGTCCCCCTGCGTCTTCCCCTTCGTCTTCGAGGGCACCTCCTACGACGCCTGCACCACGGACGGGCGCTCTGATGGCTACCGCTGGTGTGCCACCACTGCCAGCTTCGACCAGGACAAGAAATACGGCTTCTGCCCCAACCGAg ACACGGCGGTGATCGGCGGCAACTCCCAGGGAGACCCCTGCGTCTTCCCCTTCACCTTCCTGGGACAGTCCTACAGCGCCTGCACCAGCCAGGGCCGGCAGGACGGCAAGCTCTGGTGTGCCACCACCAGCAACTATGACACCGACAAGAAGTGGGGCTTCTGTCCGGACAGAG GTTACAGCATCTTCCTGGTGGCTGCCCACGAGTTCGGGCACTCGCTGGGGCTGGACCACTCCAGCGTGCGCGAGGCCCTGATGTACCCCATGTACAGCTACGTCCAGGACTTCCAGCTGGACCCCGATGATGTCCAGGGCATCCAGTACCTCTACG GTCGTGGCTCTGGCCCCGAGCCCACTGCCCCTGCGCCTGTGCCCACCGAGGAGCCCCAGCCCATGCCCACGGAGGCCGGCAGCACCTCCACcaccgaggaggaggaggagacggcggAGCCCACGGCTGAGCCCGTTCCTGTGGACCCCAGCCGGGACGCCTGTGTGGAGAAGAACTTCGATGCCATCACAGAGATCAACGGGGAGCTGCATTTCTTCAAGGACGG GAAATACTGGACCCACTCGTCCTTCTGGAAGTCGGGCATCCAGGGCGCCTTCTCCATGGCAGACACGTGGCCCGGCCTCCCGGCTGTCATCGACGCCGCTTTCCAGGACGTGCTCACCAAGAGGATCTTCTTCTTCGTGG GTCGGCAGTTCTGGGTGTTTTCTGGCAAGAGCGTGCTGGGCCCGCGGGGGATCGAGAAGCTGGGCATCGGCAAGGAAGCCGGGCGCATCGCGGGGGCCCTGCAGCGGGGCCGCGGCAAGGTGCTGCTCTTCAGTGGGGAGAGCTACTGGAG GCTGGACGTGAAGGTGCAGAGGGTGGACAAGGGCTACCCCCGCGCCACCGACGACGTCTTCACCGGCGTCCCCCTCGACGCGCACAACGTCTTCCTCTACCAGG ACAAGTACCACTTCTGCCGGGGCAGCTTCTACTGGAGGATGACGCCGCGGTACCAGGTGGACCGGGTGGGCTACGTCAAGTACGACATCCTGCAGTGCCCCCAGCACTGA